A window of the Pedobacter frigiditerrae genome harbors these coding sequences:
- a CDS encoding GDSL-type esterase/lipase family protein, with product MKKLSLIILFLLAFVSLKAQEVPFSKDIQNFKKKDSIAFPPKKAVLFIGSSTFTKWTDVQTYFPNHTIINRGFGGSSLPNLIYFVKDIVYPYKPKQVVIYCGENDFTGGATADVVVDRVKQLFTLIREKYPKVHLTFISIKPSPSREKYWPLMVDANKKIMELISKTKRATYINTYDAMFNADGTIMKDIFLSDNLHMNAKGYAIWAPIMESYLK from the coding sequence ATGAAGAAATTAAGTTTAATCATTTTATTTTTACTTGCTTTTGTTAGCTTAAAAGCTCAAGAAGTACCTTTTTCAAAGGATATACAGAATTTTAAAAAGAAGGATAGCATAGCTTTTCCGCCGAAAAAAGCAGTGTTGTTTATTGGTAGTTCAACCTTTACCAAATGGACAGATGTACAAACCTATTTTCCAAATCATACCATCATCAATAGAGGATTTGGTGGTTCATCATTGCCTAATCTAATTTATTTTGTAAAGGATATCGTTTATCCATACAAGCCAAAACAGGTGGTTATTTATTGTGGAGAGAATGATTTTACAGGAGGAGCTACTGCAGATGTTGTAGTGGATAGAGTTAAGCAATTGTTTACGCTAATTAGAGAGAAATATCCAAAAGTTCATTTAACATTTATATCCATTAAGCCAAGCCCTTCAAGAGAAAAATACTGGCCATTAATGGTTGATGCTAACAAAAAGATAATGGAGCTCATTTCTAAAACAAAAAGAGCGACTTATATTAATACTTATGATGCAATGTTTAATGCAGATGGAACAATCATGAAAGATATTTTCCTGTCGGACAACCTGCACATGAACGCAAAAGGTTATGCGATTTGGGCACCTATTATGGAGTCTTATTTGAAGTAA
- a CDS encoding LytR/AlgR family response regulator transcription factor — MWKTIIIDDEQLARQRIKRLLTQYDEIEIIAEAENGAEGLEIIESLKPDLVFLDIEMPVLNGFEMLAKLKHHPKVVFTTAYDQYAIKAFEEGSIDYLLKPIEIERLDKTIKKLKQTNLAPAQVPIEELIRQIQGKKSIKTLTVKLGDKILLIKLDDIVHIQAEDKYVFLHTVDGKKHLTDFTLSTLEEKLPEEFLRIHRSEIINTEYIKEIRKGFNGALIFVLNNADETRVTSSRSNSEALRLRFGI; from the coding sequence ATGTGGAAGACCATAATTATTGATGACGAACAATTGGCTCGCCAACGAATTAAACGCTTGTTAACGCAGTACGATGAAATAGAAATAATTGCCGAAGCTGAAAATGGAGCTGAAGGATTGGAAATAATTGAAAGTTTAAAACCTGATTTAGTTTTTTTGGATATTGAAATGCCAGTATTAAATGGTTTTGAAATGCTGGCGAAATTGAAACATCATCCTAAAGTTGTTTTTACAACGGCATACGACCAATATGCCATTAAAGCTTTTGAAGAAGGCTCAATTGATTATTTATTAAAGCCGATTGAGATTGAAAGGCTGGACAAGACCATTAAAAAATTAAAGCAAACCAACCTTGCTCCTGCTCAAGTTCCAATCGAAGAATTAATCCGACAGATACAAGGTAAAAAATCTATTAAAACCTTAACTGTTAAACTTGGAGATAAGATTTTATTAATCAAGCTGGATGATATTGTTCACATCCAAGCAGAAGACAAATATGTTTTTTTACACACAGTGGATGGCAAAAAACACCTAACAGATTTTACTTTATCTACACTTGAAGAGAAATTACCTGAAGAATTTTTAAGGATTCATCGCAGCGAAATCATCAATACCGAATACATCAAAGAGATTAGAAAAGGCTTTAATGGCGCACTCATTTTTGTACTCAACAATGCTGATGAAACAAGGGTTACTTCTAGCCGTTCAAATAGCGAAGCTTTGAGGTTAAGATTTGGGATTTAA
- a CDS encoding sensor histidine kinase, translating into MIEKRLSFKEGGWLKTNIKYAIIGISVGLLMSTFIYIFNPQDMQTKNVLFNILFSLFITLSIANVIAFVQRYCTPAKIGFWNFVWIYYICNLVGLFIGVELSYFIVSIAFDIKYNFIGHINDYKFNVLITVIVGTLILLYHFQRINAETMLKSKEMDLVKLNQLKTAAELQALQSKINPHFLYNALNSIASLIHEDADKAEDMTMKLSKLFRYSINTLQENHVAIREEIEILNTYLDIEKVRFGNRINFKIDVSPELRDKLIPRFLLQPLVENALKHGLKDVPDDGEMKVNITKIGNRIDIFIYDNGTPFPEELIAGYGLQSTFDKLQLLYKDDHDIQINNTPEKHIKISIPFI; encoded by the coding sequence ATGATAGAAAAAAGATTATCGTTTAAAGAAGGTGGTTGGCTAAAAACCAATATCAAATATGCCATAATCGGAATTTCGGTAGGCCTTTTAATGAGCACTTTCATTTATATCTTTAATCCACAAGATATGCAAACTAAAAATGTGTTATTCAACATTCTTTTTAGTTTATTCATAACCCTTAGCATCGCTAATGTTATAGCGTTTGTGCAACGCTATTGTACACCTGCTAAAATTGGTTTCTGGAATTTTGTTTGGATTTATTACATCTGCAATTTAGTAGGCCTCTTTATAGGCGTGGAGCTATCATACTTCATTGTTTCTATCGCATTTGACATTAAATATAATTTTATAGGTCATATTAATGATTACAAATTTAATGTGTTGATAACAGTAATTGTGGGCACACTAATTTTACTATACCATTTCCAAAGAATAAATGCAGAGACCATGCTAAAGTCTAAAGAAATGGATTTAGTGAAGTTAAATCAATTAAAAACAGCAGCAGAATTGCAAGCATTACAATCTAAAATCAATCCACACTTTTTATATAATGCCTTAAATTCCATTGCGAGCTTAATTCATGAAGATGCAGATAAAGCTGAAGACATGACTATGAAACTGTCTAAGCTTTTTAGGTATAGCATAAACACCTTGCAAGAAAATCATGTCGCCATAAGGGAGGAAATAGAGATTTTAAACACCTATTTAGACATTGAAAAAGTACGCTTCGGCAATCGTATCAACTTTAAAATTGACGTTTCGCCAGAACTAAGAGACAAATTAATACCTCGCTTTTTATTACAACCTTTGGTAGAAAATGCTTTAAAACACGGACTAAAAGATGTTCCCGACGATGGCGAAATGAAAGTTAATATTACAAAGATTGGAAACAGAATTGATATTTTTATTTACGATAACGGCACTCCTTTTCCAGAAGAGTTAATTGCTGGATATGGATTGCAAAGTACGTTTGACAAACTGCAGTTATTGTACAAAGATGACCACGACATACAAATTAACAATACACCCGAAAAACACATTAAAATTTCAATACCATTTATTTAA
- a CDS encoding DUF6660 family protein produces MKNLGIIYLIFMVLLGALPCNDEIENLDAAFSQISTIEQKKSLETESCSPICLCSCCGQNVIEPQFITFEIKVPVLILENQIANYHFSLEQRAQNIWQPPKLV; encoded by the coding sequence GTGAAAAATCTAGGCATCATTTATTTAATTTTTATGGTATTGCTTGGTGCTTTGCCATGTAATGATGAAATTGAAAATCTGGATGCTGCCTTTTCTCAAATATCAACAATAGAACAAAAAAAATCTCTAGAAACAGAAAGCTGCTCGCCAATCTGTTTATGTTCTTGCTGCGGTCAAAATGTTATTGAACCTCAATTTATCACCTTTGAAATAAAGGTTCCGGTTTTAATCTTGGAAAATCAAATAGCTAACTATCATTTCTCTTTAGAACAAAGAGCACAAAATATTTGGCAACCACCAAAGTTGGTTTAG
- a CDS encoding TonB-dependent receptor domain-containing protein — translation MKKIILSLLTLFITTLTFAQNTWKAKVTDTESKTPLTEAYALLKGTNINAKANEKGIITLSNIPNGAQTIIIKLVGYEQKEVVLTFPITQTEPQEVFLMESEDELDEITISSTRSSRSIKDIATRVEFIAGEELEEKANMKPGDIRMMLSESTGIQTQQTSATSANSAIRIQGLDGRYTQILKDGFPLYAGASSGLGLLQIAPLDLKQVEVIKGSASTLYGGGAIAGLVNLISKIPVEERELNFHFDGTDALGLTLNGFYSKRNEKIGTTLFASYQNNSAYDPAHIDLSAIPKSERFTFNPKIFVYPSDKTTIVFGVNSTFEDRIGGDMHYIKGEADATHSYFEQNKTQRISSQFSLDHKLGKCGHFTVKNSVSYFNRILNTPGYEFDGTQYSTFSEANYANHGEVLEWIAGVNLWTDNFKEPSSNLRNYKQTTTGVFIQNTWKANEWLHIETGLRGDYVNDYGFAFLPRISTLFKITPKLTSRLGGGLGYKAPTIFTEDSERIQYRNVLAINSNINHLEKSYGANWDINYRTALFNDQVSFTINHLFFFTHLKNPLQLIPVAGSNYQFINVNGNVESKGTETNVKLGYEDFKLFLGYTYTDAHQHQNGVQSPNPLTAKHRVNAVLMYEVEDKWKLGLEAYSFSKQLLNDGSIGKNYIITGFMAEKLWKRFSIYINFENFTDTRQTRFDSIYTGTLNNPQFRDIYAPLDGFVMNGGIKFRL, via the coding sequence ATGAAGAAAATCATATTGTCGTTATTGACTTTATTTATAACTACACTAACTTTTGCCCAAAATACTTGGAAAGCAAAAGTAACAGATACAGAATCAAAAACACCTTTAACCGAAGCTTATGCTTTATTAAAAGGAACGAATATCAACGCAAAGGCCAATGAAAAAGGAATCATAACTTTAAGTAATATTCCAAATGGAGCTCAAACTATCATCATTAAATTGGTTGGATACGAGCAGAAAGAAGTTGTGTTAACTTTTCCAATAACTCAAACAGAACCTCAAGAAGTTTTCTTAATGGAGTCTGAAGACGAGTTGGATGAGATTACAATTTCATCTACAAGAAGTTCGAGAAGCATAAAGGATATTGCAACTCGTGTAGAATTTATTGCTGGAGAAGAATTGGAAGAAAAAGCCAATATGAAGCCTGGGGATATCAGGATGATGCTAAGCGAAAGTACAGGAATTCAGACACAGCAAACTTCTGCAACATCAGCCAATTCAGCCATCAGAATTCAAGGTTTAGATGGTCGGTACACTCAAATTTTAAAAGATGGTTTTCCTTTATACGCTGGCGCATCTAGCGGATTAGGTTTATTGCAAATTGCCCCATTAGATTTAAAACAAGTGGAAGTAATTAAAGGTTCAGCATCAACTTTATATGGAGGTGGCGCTATCGCAGGTCTAGTTAATCTTATCTCGAAAATTCCTGTTGAAGAAAGAGAATTAAATTTCCACTTTGATGGAACTGATGCTTTGGGTTTAACCTTAAATGGTTTTTACAGCAAAAGAAATGAGAAAATCGGAACCACCTTGTTTGCATCCTATCAAAATAATTCTGCTTACGACCCAGCTCACATAGATTTATCTGCCATTCCGAAATCTGAGCGATTTACTTTTAATCCGAAGATATTCGTTTACCCAAGCGATAAAACAACGATTGTTTTTGGGGTAAATTCTACTTTTGAAGACCGCATTGGCGGAGATATGCATTACATTAAAGGCGAAGCCGATGCTACTCACAGTTATTTTGAGCAAAATAAAACGCAAAGGATAAGTTCTCAATTTTCATTAGACCATAAATTAGGTAAGTGCGGGCATTTTACGGTTAAAAATAGTGTGAGTTATTTTAATAGGATTTTAAACACACCAGGTTATGAGTTTGATGGTACACAATATTCAACTTTTTCTGAAGCAAATTATGCCAATCACGGAGAAGTATTAGAATGGATTGCTGGTGTAAATTTATGGACAGATAATTTTAAGGAGCCAAGTTCAAATCTTAGGAATTATAAACAAACCACAACAGGTGTTTTTATTCAGAATACTTGGAAAGCTAATGAATGGCTACATATTGAAACTGGATTAAGAGGTGATTATGTAAACGATTATGGTTTCGCATTTTTGCCAAGAATTTCAACTTTGTTTAAAATTACACCAAAGCTAACTTCTCGTTTGGGAGGCGGATTAGGCTATAAAGCACCAACTATTTTTACAGAAGATAGCGAACGAATTCAATATAGAAATGTGTTGGCAATTAATTCAAATATTAATCATCTAGAGAAAAGTTATGGAGCAAATTGGGATATTAATTATCGTACTGCACTATTTAACGACCAAGTTTCCTTTACCATTAACCATTTATTTTTCTTCACTCATTTGAAAAACCCTTTGCAATTAATTCCTGTTGCTGGTAGTAATTATCAGTTTATAAATGTGAATGGAAATGTAGAAAGTAAAGGAACAGAAACTAATGTGAAGTTAGGTTATGAAGACTTCAAACTATTCTTAGGTTACACTTATACCGATGCTCATCAGCATCAAAATGGAGTTCAATCGCCAAACCCATTAACTGCAAAGCATCGTGTTAACGCAGTTTTAATGTACGAAGTGGAAGATAAATGGAAACTGGGCTTGGAAGCTTATTCATTCAGCAAACAATTGTTAAATGATGGTTCAATAGGTAAGAATTACATTATCACTGGTTTTATGGCAGAGAAACTTTGGAAACGTTTTTCAATTTATATCAACTTTGAAAACTTTACCGATACTCGCCAAACCAGATTTGATTCTATTTACACAGGTACTTTAAATAATCCGCAGTTTAGAGATATTTATGCGCCATTAGATGGTTTTGTGATGAATGGTGGAATAAAGTTTAGGTTGTAA
- a CDS encoding TetR/AcrR family transcriptional regulator yields the protein MSKAERTKAFIIEKTAPIFNKKGFTGTSLNDMTEATGLTKGSIYGNFANKDEVALAVFDYNLDKLNACVAAQFSKQKTAKDKLLVYVNNYEQIFNSSCDDGGCPILNTAIEADDTHPQLRSQVAKAVLSWKGKLMQILEQGKADGEFNANINTEQIALTMISMIEGSVMISKLLGSSAYIGTVMQSLKKMINDLK from the coding sequence ATGTCTAAGGCAGAAAGAACTAAAGCATTTATCATCGAAAAAACGGCACCTATCTTTAACAAGAAAGGTTTTACTGGTACTTCATTAAATGATATGACTGAAGCTACTGGTTTAACGAAAGGCAGTATTTATGGTAATTTCGCTAATAAAGACGAAGTTGCCTTGGCGGTTTTTGACTATAACCTAGATAAGCTGAATGCTTGCGTGGCGGCTCAATTTTCAAAACAAAAAACAGCCAAGGACAAATTATTGGTTTATGTAAATAATTACGAGCAGATATTTAATTCATCTTGTGATGATGGGGGTTGTCCAATCTTAAATACTGCAATAGAAGCTGATGATACACATCCGCAGTTGCGCAGTCAGGTTGCAAAAGCTGTGCTTTCTTGGAAGGGAAAATTGATGCAGATTTTAGAACAAGGAAAAGCAGACGGAGAATTTAATGCAAACATTAATACCGAACAAATTGCCTTAACAATGATATCAATGATTGAAGGTTCAGTTATGATTTCAAAATTACTGGGAAGTTCAGCATATATCGGGACCGTAATGCAATCCCTAAAAAAAATGATTAACGATTTAAAATAA
- a CDS encoding SDR family oxidoreductase, which yields MKTTKNTILITGGSAGIGFETAKLLSEQGNNVIIIGRDQNRLDDAKAKLNNVTAIKADVSKAEDVKELVATISRLYPELNIVINNAGRALLYNLADGNQDAFGNAEDEMLTNYLSIIRLNQQLLPLLKQQGEAAIVNVSSVVAYVPGITLPTYAASKAAVHSYTTSLRLSLENTSVKVFELFPPLVNTEFSKEIGGHNGIEPLQVAEELLEGLKNDEFEIRVGDTAKIYDLFLSSPADALNVINANRAAWIESVQP from the coding sequence ATGAAAACTACAAAAAACACTATACTAATTACTGGCGGAAGTGCTGGCATTGGTTTCGAGACTGCAAAATTATTAAGCGAACAAGGAAACAACGTTATCATTATTGGTAGAGACCAAAACAGATTAGATGATGCAAAAGCCAAGTTAAATAATGTAACTGCCATCAAGGCTGATGTTAGCAAAGCAGAAGATGTAAAAGAATTGGTTGCTACTATTTCTAGATTATATCCAGAATTGAATATTGTTATCAATAATGCTGGTAGGGCATTGCTTTACAATTTAGCAGATGGAAATCAGGATGCTTTTGGAAATGCTGAAGATGAAATGTTGACTAATTATTTGTCAATCATAAGACTAAACCAACAATTGTTGCCATTGTTAAAACAACAAGGTGAAGCAGCAATTGTTAATGTTTCTTCGGTTGTTGCATACGTTCCGGGAATTACTTTGCCAACTTATGCGGCAAGTAAAGCTGCAGTTCATTCATACACCACTTCATTAAGATTAAGTTTAGAAAATACTTCGGTTAAAGTTTTCGAATTGTTTCCACCATTGGTGAATACAGAATTTTCAAAAGAAATTGGTGGTCATAATGGCATAGAACCTTTACAAGTTGCAGAAGAACTATTGGAGGGCTTAAAAAATGATGAATTCGAAATCCGTGTTGGAGATACAGCTAAAATCTATGATTTATTTCTTTCATCGCCGGCAGATGCTTTAAATGTAATTAATGCAAATAGAGCAGCTTGGATAGAATCTGTTCAGCCATAA
- a CDS encoding DUF2798 domain-containing protein, whose protein sequence is MKKKITFALLMSAVTTGLVTFTVVAVNVGFVSQFLTIWIKSWPIAYLVAVPAILIIAPRIEKLVDYLIREKS, encoded by the coding sequence ATGAAAAAGAAAATAACCTTTGCTTTGCTAATGAGTGCAGTAACAACTGGATTGGTAACCTTTACCGTTGTTGCTGTAAACGTTGGTTTTGTTAGTCAGTTTTTAACAATATGGATAAAATCGTGGCCAATTGCTTATCTTGTGGCCGTTCCTGCCATATTAATCATCGCACCGCGAATAGAAAAATTGGTAGATTATTTGATAAGGGAGAAGTCTTAA
- the fabF gene encoding beta-ketoacyl-ACP synthase II yields the protein MKRVVVTGMGAITPLGNSVNELWENILAGKSAAGPITKFDASKFKTRFACEVKDFNIEEYIDKKEVKKYDLFTQYAIAAADQAIKDSGLDFDQMGEIGRYDVGVIWASGNGGIASFEQQLKEYNGGDGTPRFSPFFIPRLIVDIAAGAISIKHQLHGPNYCTVSACASSNTAIISAFDTIRLGKAKVMIAGGSEAAVTEGSVGGFSSAQALSKNNENPLEASRPFDVARDGFVMGEGAGALVLEDLEYALERGATIYAELVGTGMAADAYHLTGTHPEGLGAVLGMKRALEEAGIEAKDVEYINAHATSTGIGDISELKAIKRVFGDLPVAISGTKSMTGHLLGAAGAIESIISVLSVKNDVIPGTINTTELDSAIPEGLNIIVGKPVYQTVNYCLNNTFGFGGHTATSLFKKYSS from the coding sequence ATGAAAAGAGTAGTTGTTACTGGGATGGGTGCTATTACACCATTAGGTAATTCTGTAAATGAACTTTGGGAAAACATATTAGCTGGCAAAAGTGCTGCTGGCCCAATAACAAAGTTTGATGCTAGTAAATTCAAAACCCGTTTTGCTTGTGAAGTAAAGGATTTCAATATCGAAGAATACATCGATAAAAAGGAAGTAAAAAAGTACGATTTGTTTACGCAATATGCAATTGCAGCGGCCGACCAAGCCATTAAAGATTCAGGCTTAGATTTTGACCAAATGGGTGAGATTGGTAGATACGATGTAGGTGTAATTTGGGCTAGCGGAAACGGCGGAATTGCTAGTTTCGAGCAACAATTAAAAGAATATAATGGCGGAGATGGTACACCAAGATTTAGTCCGTTTTTTATCCCAAGATTAATTGTCGACATAGCGGCGGGAGCAATTTCTATTAAACATCAATTACACGGACCAAACTATTGTACTGTTTCTGCATGTGCATCATCAAACACAGCTATAATTAGCGCTTTTGATACCATTAGACTAGGTAAAGCAAAGGTTATGATTGCAGGTGGTTCTGAAGCCGCAGTTACCGAAGGTTCTGTAGGTGGATTTAGTTCTGCTCAAGCACTTTCAAAAAATAATGAAAATCCATTGGAAGCATCAAGACCGTTTGACGTAGCCCGTGATGGATTTGTGATGGGAGAGGGTGCAGGTGCTTTAGTTTTAGAGGATTTAGAATATGCTTTAGAAAGAGGAGCAACTATTTATGCTGAGCTAGTTGGAACAGGAATGGCTGCAGATGCTTATCACTTAACTGGAACTCATCCAGAAGGTTTAGGCGCAGTTTTAGGAATGAAAAGAGCGTTAGAAGAAGCAGGGATTGAGGCAAAAGATGTTGAGTACATCAATGCTCATGCAACTTCTACTGGTATTGGTGATATAAGCGAATTAAAGGCAATAAAAAGGGTTTTTGGAGATTTGCCGGTGGCGATAAGTGGAACAAAATCTATGACTGGTCACTTATTAGGTGCAGCAGGGGCGATTGAAAGTATTATTTCAGTTTTATCGGTTAAAAACGATGTAATTCCAGGAACTATAAATACAACTGAATTAGATTCTGCTATTCCAGAAGGATTGAATATCATTGTAGGAAAACCAGTTTATCAAACCGTAAACTATTGCTTAAATAATACTTTTGGTTTTGGTGGTCACACCGCGACTAGTTTGTTTAAGAAATATTCGTCATAA
- a CDS encoding PleD family two-component system response regulator translates to MNKPKRITLADDDPGILDAVGMMLEMEGYEVSATLNGNTVLNLENDLPDIYVLDIWMSGSDGRELCKKLKIEERTKDIPVILISASNDLKRSAEFAGADDFLAKPFEIDMLLAKIEKALH, encoded by the coding sequence ATGAATAAGCCAAAAAGAATAACCTTAGCAGATGATGACCCTGGAATTTTGGATGCAGTTGGTATGATGTTAGAAATGGAAGGTTATGAAGTTAGTGCAACTTTAAATGGCAATACGGTTCTTAATCTTGAAAACGATTTGCCAGATATTTATGTTTTAGACATTTGGATGTCTGGCTCTGATGGTAGAGAATTATGCAAAAAATTAAAAATTGAAGAAAGGACAAAGGACATTCCAGTCATTTTAATTTCAGCTAGTAACGACTTAAAACGTTCTGCAGAATTTGCTGGCGCTGATGATTTTTTAGCAAAGCCTTTTGAGATTGATATGTTATTAGCTAAAATAGAAAAAGCCTTACATTAA